In one window of Brachyhypopomus gauderio isolate BG-103 chromosome 16, BGAUD_0.2, whole genome shotgun sequence DNA:
- the brca2 gene encoding breast cancer type 2 susceptibility protein isoform X4, with translation MFRATTDTTTLDSQMSSTPTLFRHRDPESPLSFLGDLSAPGMQSPLRVLPWSDSSPCLFGSAKDSQQIGKDCRSGMINDYFGLLDTPKSYLVQDMSAKRISESLGAQLNPDMSWSSSFNTPSTLSPTVIVSRQEDPSPVSFLRGKEVIIVRKLFPTLSNCTLSESDREPTLQPDASLMDQKSQVGAETSSTSSEHAASVWRQTVPDAIKDDDVRDTVEGVLDGAEDVLSIFFSNSNSALRRVKTKERIKKRFNGAAEETKAVSLATESPAHIVSELNVRPDLSSLDTCASVEIESPNKTKDFTQWTPLSLSDVPNSKAKQNATSELASKHPKHLAHNSDSPQHTFRDGDGQSVQSSCAVEKLNCCPDSYPERSQIRGSFLQSSPAFTFSRRPRKFVYQVQSPCSSTEVQKWNATPTRSSHTVTDSLAGNHCLETSLFDESKDGEDMVHTADIGDRLLQPGETARKEITLAALSVDHDLNMTQLCKAFSEDFTQEVKLEKLSNKGQKRNHDCLTESSSMKISEIQPKARPEDLEDGVDYKHSYEDHKGVDLTKIGSMTSGSPKSKSDSGCPTVLSLNLGREASNFISSASSESGFKTASNKSITVSFDNLEKAKEIFKEFDENTDILQVQHVKHDGGPVFDVRSGQKPQYSNHINVDGISSLTASQKADVTELCSILEEACSQNEFTQVRRPKFGFKPLDSSHFEKDWDSDMLADIDFDDSFNCNEGQVSQTRQAKTGSLSHHTPVLNGMHSKDVFIQSLSQPSSNAPEMPNVNVLRCNDMEMDKTLKVKSNAVEENKSFCFGFKTASGNDVSVSDKCLRKARNLFADLEDAEENIDRKYDDGPDTVEEKIKQSPACHTAELPPEDHTGGLYCHKQLQKLELRADAIPCNEDPDSVMKEKEINQHIDGSANLKATQRGVDQKSHLLQTNAVNFGFRTAGGKEVRVSEKALVNAKKLLSEVDNFEAPSMCEATVSTKAPLMTKAHSCSLTPVHDQSMLVHALCDSKICAESLTKVVEEKSQISTEKNCELGTCQTSQSIQSNGFKLASGKGVSVSASAIQKSKTIFKDIDNSEKCSNGIKLEDGRAKLDSEANRNHKNSVKGCKMVSDKGVSISEKAFMKAKTFFKARDLDCTDISQGNGDKSSVMDDCGFKALAGSAAHLPEIDSVNKESLSLKQQSTALNKYVQKEFTKTSAETLQSTSGCSFSTASGKMVSVSAEALQRAKAVLGDSADASPCDKRMEILEENNVPETRPAVLGRCWNFSTASGKKLAVSNKALEKAKCLLSECEVESLSLDGGLLNSAKTLAADPERTVCSGFSTASGKGVTVSGRALAESQAVFADCSDVSADMHETESHLSIQKGLWKSSHRASLRDCVPANAGRPARKVEIIQGSGLNADALKSGNAGFSTASGKSVSVSKTSLQAALQLFKDCDAQPAIGVDGQSTATSECRSSGLTEENPPASADVGPTEARGPLLTSQPAHDDPSSNPNICSVTQQKYLEQEAMECTKALLEDDLNERGLLEKTAFRKTKHNSIIEANMARKRISDGSDLRGQPPLKRRFVSEFDQISDGSSVRAPVTGSPNGALNDRRVFKYNVHLKPNITHPSSDITDRKGANPAHHTALPQSVDHRIKAPSSKVSSFVPPFQKSRRSEAPKPCVPREVAIASGVFVPPLNKDGLPGIDLLKSSAQQSSIFSSSSVLRYEDRMSSVRGKPHVLQRGTEAWIDLKLQSLTTVTCEEKVLEVWQESVELARDMQDLRIRKKKRQTVRPVPGSLYLAKTSGLTRIPLRTAVGHKNPVQHTQEELYRHGVRRTVSQISSENAEAFRFSWADFFSWEKLAQTGGVQLADGGWLIPDNRASAGKEEFYRALCDTPGVDPRLISEAWAYNHYRWVVWKRASMERAFPGVWGGLALTPEQVLLQLKLRYDMEVDHSQRSALKKIMERDDTPAKTLVLCICAIVTSVHNQEGTEKAPPPTDPRSESPAAVVCLTDGWYSIKALLDPPLCAMLQKGRLRVGGKIAIHGAELIGSQDACPPLEAPDSLMLKISANSTRPARWDAKMGFHKDPRPLSVPLSSLYSTGGLVGCVDIIVLRSYPTQWMEKKPGGVFVFRTERAEDRESTRHSAAKQKDLELLFSKIQAQFEKEEEEKKKKRRGHRTLSRREIEQLHDGEELYHVVESDPGYVEAHLSVEQVEAVNSYRRGVAERRQAELQKRVRRAVQLAGEAEGGGPNRDVTPVWKLAIADSDDQHLNRVYTLNIWRPSAELSSLLREGGRYRVYHLATSETKRRTTTTNLQFTATKKTQFQHLEVCPEWLSKHFPARRVTSFRDLQNSGFGSPCGEVDVVGYVISILDREGTSPLLYLADGEFDFISVRISCGLVQLAVEDLVRPMALLAVSNLQLRQLCAPVPCLYAGEQALFSLHPKDAHLREAIARLKTSVKGNEMFFSVAEEKLSNLITPGCPKSFRSPRTLGLQPKQNLRNVPPQQAGRLFSPYTLASTRSPAPSGSSEPRDPRSVKRKRGVDYLSRIPSPPPISPLGTVASPSVGRTFNPPRRSETPRLPQTRRAPSPSCTSLREEEEQWVKDEELAMINTQALLEGREQPRGEGVST, from the exons ATGTTCAGAGCTACAACGGACACCACCACCCTGGACAGTCAAATGTCTTCAACGCCCACGTTATTTAGGCATAGAGACCCAGAGTCGCCTTTATCATTTCTTGGAGATCTTTCTGCTCCAG GGATGCAAAGCCCCCTGCGGGTTTTGCCGTGGAGTGACTCAAGCCCATGTCTGTTTGGTTCAGCAAAAGACAG CCAACAGATTGGAAAAGATTGTAGATCTGGCATGATAAATGATTACTTTG GCCTACTGGACACACCGAAAAGTTATTTG GTGCAAGACATGTCTGCAAAACGCATCTCTGAGAGTCTTGGAGCTCAGCTGAATCCTGACATGTCGTGGAGCAGTTCCTTCAACACCCCATCCACACTGAGCCCCACAgttattgtgt CCAGACAGGAGGATCCTTCACCAGTAAGTTTTCTCAGAGGCAAAGAAGTCATT ATTGTACGAAAACTATTCCCTACACTGTCAAACTGCACTCTGTCAGAATCTGACAGGGAACCCACTCTACAGCCCGATG CATCACTAATGGATCAGAAAAGTCAGGTTGGCGCGGAGACATCCAGCACTTCCTCTGAGCATGCCGCCAGTGTCTGGAGGCAGACGGTGCCGGATGCGATTAAAGATGATGATGTCCGTGACACGGTGGAGGGAGTTCTTGATGGTGCTGAGGATGTGCTGTCCATCTTCTTCAGCAACAGCAACTCAGCGCTGCGAAGAGTCAAAACTAAGGAACGAATAAAGAAGAGATTTAATGGAGCTGCTGAAGAAACAAAGGCGGTTTCTCTGGCAACGGAGAGCCCTGCACACATTGTTTCGGAATTAAATGTTCGTCCTGATTTAAGTTCGCTCGACACCTGTGCTTCCGTTGAAATAGAAAGTCCCAATAAAACCAAAGACTTCACACAGTGGACTCCTCTAAGTTTATCTGATGTGCCAAACTCGAAAGCAAAGCAGAACGCTACATCTGAATTAGCAAGCAAGCATCCTAAACATTTAGCACATAACAGTGACTCTCCACAGCACACTTTTAGAGACGGTGATGGACAAAGTGTCCAGTCATCATGTGCTGTGGAGAAACTGAATTGCTGCCCTGATTCATATCCAGAGAGATCTCAGATCAGAGGTTCTTTTCTGCAGTCATCTCCTGCATTCACATTCTCTAGAAGACCCAGGAAGTTTGTGTATCAAGTACAAAGTCCATGTTCATCAACTGAAGTACAGAAGTGGAATGCCACACCAACACGTtcctcacacacagtcaccg ATTCTTTGGCTGGAAACCACTGTCTGGAAACATCTCTTTTTGATGAGTCCAAAGATGGTGAAGATATGGTGCACACAGCTGACATTGGTGATCGTTTGTTGCAGCCAGGAGAAACCGCTCGTAAAGAGATTACTCTGGCAGCCCTCAGCGTAGACCATGATCTTAATATGACACAGCTTTGTAAGGCATTTTCAGAAGATTTCACTCAGGAAGTCAAGTTGGAAAAATTGTCAAACAAAGGCCAAAAGAGAAACCATGACTGCCTCACTGAGTCATCTTCCATGAAAATCAGCGAAATTCAACCTAAAGCAAGACCTGAAGATCTTGAAGATGGTGTTGACTACAAGCATTCCTATGAAGATCACAAAGGAGTAGATTTGACAAAGATTGGGAGCATGACCTCTGGAAGTCCAAaatcaaaatctgacagtggcTGTCCAACAGTTCTTTCTTTAAATTTGGGAAGAGAAGCTTCAAATTTTATTTCAAGTGCAAGTTCTGAGTCTGGCTTTAAAACAGCCTCTAACAAAAGTATCACTGTCTCTTTTGATAACCTTGAAAAAGCTAAAGAAATTTTCAAAGAGTTTGATGAAAATACTGACATTTTGCAAGTCCAACATGTAAAACATGACGGAGGTCCTGTGTTTGACGTCAGAAGCGGTCAGAAACCTCAGTATTCTAACCATATCAATGTTGATGGGATCTCGTCTTTGACAGCATCACAAAAAGCTGATGTAACAGAATTGTGCAGTATATTGGAGGAGGCATGTAGTCAGAATGAATTTACTCAGGTTAGGCGTCCTAAGTTTGGTTTCAAGCCCCTAGACAGCTCTCACTTTGAGAAAGATTGGGATTCTGATATGCTTGCCGACATCGACTTTGATGACAGTTTTAActgtaatgaggggcaggtgtcTCAGACGCGTCAGGCCAAGACAGGATCTCTTAGTCACCATACTCCAGTGCTAaatggcatgcacagcaaagatgTATTTATTCAAAGTCTTAGCCAGCCGAGCAGTAATGCACCGGAAATGCCAAATGTCAACGTTTTGAGGTGCAACGATATGGAAATGGATAAAACTCTGAAAGTAAAGTCTAACGCCGTTGAAGAAAACAAGTCATTTTGTTTTGGCTTTAAAACAGCCAGTGGGAATGATGTTAGCGTCTCTGACAAATGTCTGCGTAAAGCGAGGAATCTCTTTGCAGATTTGGAAGATGCTGAAGAAAACATTGATAGGAAGTATGATGATGGGCCAGATACTGTTGAGGAAAAGATAAAACAGTCACCCGCCTGCCACACAGCTGAGCTCCCACCCGAAGATCACACTGGTGGGTTATATTGCCATAAGCAATTACAAAAGCTCGAACTAAGGGCAGATGCTATCCCATGTAATGAAGATCCAGACTCGGtaatgaaagaaaaagaaataaacCAGCACATAGATGGCTCTGCAAATCTGAAAGCAACACAGAGAGGTGTTGATCAGAAATCACATTTACTTCAAACGAATGCAGTGAATTTTGGATTTAGGACAGCTGGAGGAAAAGAAGTAAGGGTGTCTGAAAAAGCCCTCGTCAATGCAAAGAAACTTTTAAGTGAAGTTGATAACTTTGAAGCTCCTAGTATGTGTGAGGCCACGGTCTCAACGAAGGCCCCTCTGATGACAAAAGCTCACTCCTGTAGCCTGACCCCTGTGCATGATCAGTCTATGTTAGTACATGCACTTTGTGACTCAAAGATTTGTGCTGAATCTCTGACAAAAGTTGTTGAAGAAAAGTCTCAGATTAGTACTGAAAAAAATTGTGAATTGGGTACATGTCAGACTTCCCAATCCATACAGAGTAATGGGTTTAAATTGGCCAGTGGCAAAGGAGTTTCAGTCTCAGCAAGTGCTATTCAGAAGTCCAAAACCATATTCAAAGACATTGACAACAGTGAAAAATGCTCCAATGGAATTAAATTAGAGGATGGGAGAGCAAAATTGGATTCTGAAGCAAACCGAAATCATAAGAATTCTGTCAAAGGATGCAAGATGGTGAGCGATAAAGGGGTGAGCATCTCCGAAAAAGCATTTATGAAGGCAAAGACATTTTTCAAAGCCCGTGATCTTGACTGCACAGATATTTCTCAAGGGAATGGAGACAAGTCAAGTGTGATGGATGACTGTGGTTTCAAGGCATTGGCAGGAAGCGCTGCGCATTTGCCTGAAATAGACAGTGTGAACAAAGAGTCTTTGAGCTTAAAGCAACAGTCCACGGCTTTGAATAAATATGTCCAAAAGGAATTTACTAAAACTTCAGCAGAGACGCTTCAGTCAACATCTGGCTGCAGTTTCAGTACAGCAAGTGGTAAAATGGTGTCTGTTTCAGCAGAAGCACTTCAAAGAGCTAAGGCGGTGTTAGGTGATTCAGCTGATGCTTCACCCTGCGACAAGAGAATGGAAATTTTAGAAGAGAATAATGTTCCAGAAACACGTCCCGCTGTTTTGGGACGATGCTGGAACTTCAGTACTGCAAGTGGAAAGAAACTAGCTGTGTCCAATAAGGCACTGGAAAAAGCAAAGTGTCTTCTTTCTGAATGTGAAGTGGAAAGTTTATCGCTTGATGGAGGACTTTTAAATTCTGCAAAGACATTAGCCGCAGACCCTGAGCGCACGGTGTGTTCGGGATTCAGCACGGCAAGCGGTAAAGGCGTGACGGTATCGGGAAGAGCGCTGGCGGAATCCCAGGCTGTGTTTGCAGATTGCAGCGACGTGTCTGCTGACATgcatgagactgagagccatTTGAGCATTCAAAAGGGGCTTTGGAAAAGCTCCCACAGAGCATCTTTGAGGGATTGTGTACCGGCTAATGCTGGTAGACCTGCAAGAAAAGTTGAGATCATACAAGGTAGCGGCTTAAACGCTGATGCCTTAAAATCAGGAAATGCTGGTTTTAGCACAGCTAGCGGAAAAAGTGTGAGCGTGTCGAAAACGTCTCTTCAGGCAGCCTTGCAGTTGTTCAAAGATTGCGACGCGCAACCAGCTATTGGTGTCGACGGTCAAAGTACGGCGACCTCTGAATGCCGGTCTTCGGGACTTACTGAAGAGAATCCACCAGCGAGTGCTGATGTGGGACCTACAGAAGCCAGAGGTCCATTGCTCACATCACAGCCTGCACACGATGATCCTTCTTCGAATCCTAATATATGCAGTGTGACTCAGCAGAAATATTTAGAGCAGGAAGCAATGGAGTGCACTAAAGCCCTGTTAGAAGATGATCTCAATGAGCGTGGTCTGTTGGAGAAGACAGCCTTTAGGAAAACAAAGCACAACTCAATAATTGAGGCAAATATGGCAAGAAAACGGATCTCAGATGGTAGTGATTTGAGAG GACAACCTCCTTTGAAAAGAAGATTTGTGTCAGAGTTTGACCAGATCTCAGATGGCAGTAGTGTTCGTGCTCCTGTAACAGGCAGTCCCAATG GGGCTCTGAATGACAGGCGAGTCTTCAAATACAACGTGCACTTAAAGCCCAATATTACTCATCCGTCTAG TGACATCACAGATCGAAAAGGCGCCAACCCAGCTCACCACACCGCTCTTCCCCAATCTGTTGATCACAGAATAAAAGCACCAAGCTCCAAAGTGTCGTCGTTCGTACCCCCGTTTCAAAAGAGTAGGAGGTCTGAGGCGCCCAAACCTTGTGTTCCCAGGGAAGTTGCTATAGCTTCAGGTGTGTTTGTTCCACCACTTAATAAGGACGGCCTGCCAGGTATTGATCTTCTGAAGAGTTCTGCCCAACAGTCCAGCATCTTCTCGTCCTCGTCCGTCTTGCGTTATGAAGATAGGATGAGCTCTGTGAGAGGGAAGCCCCACGTGCTTCAAAGAGGGACGGAAGCTTGGATAGATTTGAAATTACAGAGTTTGACCACAGTAACTTGTGAAGAAAAAG TCTTGGAGGTTTGGCAGGAGTCTGTGGAGCTGGCGCGAGATATGCAGGACTTGAGGATCAGAAAAAAGAAACGGCAGACCGTTCGACCCGTTCCCGGCAGCCTGTACCTGGCCAAGACATCTGGGCTGACCAGAATACCACTGAGGACGGCTGTAGGTCACAAGAACCCAGTCCAGCACACCCAGGAAGAG CTATATCGACATGGAGTACGCCGCACCGTCTCCCAGATAAGCAGTGAGAATGCAGAGGCGTTCAGGTTCAGCTGGGCTGACTTCTTCAGCTGGGAGAAGCTCGCCCAGACGGGCGGAGTACAGCTGGCGGATGGCGGCTGGTTGATCCCAGATAACAGAGCATCTGCAGGCAAGGAGGAGTTTTACAG GGCCCTGTGTGATACCCCTGGTGTTGACCCAAGACTGATAAGCGAAGCGTGGGCATACAACCACTACCGCTGGGTTGTGTGGAAACGGGCCTCCATGGAGAGAGCCTTCCCAGGAGTGTGGGGCGGTCTGGCTCTCACTCCGGAGCAGGTCCTTCTGCAGCTCAAGCTCAG aTATGACATGGAGGTAGATCACAGTCAAAGGTCCGCTCTGAAGAAGATCATGGAAAGAGATGACACCCCAGCCAAGACCTTGGTGCTGTGTATCTGCGCCATTGTCACATCTGTCCACAATCAAGAGGGAACAGAGAAAGCGCCGCCCCCCactgaccccagatcagagTCTCCGGCCGCAGTCGTGTGTCTCACCGATGGCTGGTATTCCATTAAAGCCCTGCTGGACCCGCCGCTTTGCGCCATGCTGCAAAAAGGCCGTCTTAGAGTGGGAGGGAAGATCGCCATCCACGGGGCAGAGCTGATTGGCTCTCAGGATGCCTGTCCTCCCCTAGAGGCCCCGGATTCGCTGATGCTCAAG ATTTCAGCCAACAGCACAAGGCCGGCCCGTTGGGACGCTAAGATGGGGTTTCATAAAGACCCCCGACCCCTCTCAGTGCCCCTCTCATCACTGTACTCCACCGGAGGATTGGTGGGCTGTGTGGATATCATCGTACTGAGGAGCTACCCcactcag TGGATGGAGAAGAAACCCGGCGGGGTGTTTGTGTTCCGCACCGAGCGAGCCGAGGACCGAGAGTCCACACGTCACAGCGCTGCCAAGCAGAAGGACCTGGAGCTCCTGTTCTCCAAGATCCAAGCCCAGtttgagaaagaggaggagg aaaagaagaaaaagaggcGTGGTCATCGAACGCTCAGTCGGCGGGAGATCGAGCAGCTGCACGATGGGGAGGAGCTTTATCACGTAGTGGAGAGCGACCCGGGTTACGTGGAG GCCCATCTGAGTGTAGAGCAGGTGGAGGCTGTGAACAGCTACAGGAGGGGCGTGGCCGAGCGGAGGCAGGCGGAGCTACAGAAGCGTGTGCGCAGGGCTGTGCAGTTGGCTGGTGAGGCAGAAGGGGGCGGTCCCAACCGAGACGTTACCCCCGTCTGGAAGCTCGCCATCGCCGACTCCGACGACCAGCATTTAAACCGCG tgtaCACACTGAATATCTGGCGGCCCTCTGCAGAGCTGAGCTCTTTGCTCAGAGAGGGCGGTAGATACAGGGTTTACCATCTGGCCACATCCGAGACCAAGAGacgcaccaccaccactaacctgCAGTTCACCGCCACCAAGAAAACGCAGTTTCAGCACCTGGAG GTTTGCCCGGAATGGTTAAGTAAACATTTCCCTGCTAGACGAGTAACAAGCTTCAGGGATCTCCAGAACTCCGGGTTCGGTTCCCCCTGTGGAGAGGTGGATGTTGTGGGATACGTCATCTCCATCTTGGATAGAGAAG GTACCTCTCCGCTGTTGTACTTGGCGGACGGCGAGTTTGACTTCATCTCCGTGCGGATCTCCTGCGGCCTGGTCCAGCTCGCGGTGGAGGACCTGGTGAGGCCGATGGCTCTTCTGGCCGTGAGCAACCTGCAGCTCCGGCAACTCTGTGCGCCTGTGCCCTGCCTTTACGCTGGGGAGCAAGCCCTCTTCTCCCTACACCCCAAAGACGCCCACTTACGGGAAGCCATCGCCAGGCTCAAGACCTCTGTCAAG GGAAACGAGATGTTCTTCAGCGTCGCTGAGGAGAAGCTCTCAAACCTGATTACACCTGGCTGCCCCAAGTCTTTTCGGTCCCCAAGAACTCTGGGCTTGCAGCCAAAACAGAATCTCAGGAAT GTACCACCCCAGCAAGCAGGTAGGCTCTTCTCCCCTTATACCCTAGCGTCCACGAGAAGTCCTGCCCCCTCTGGCAGCTCTGAGCCCAGAGACCCCCGGAGTGTGAAACGAAAACGAGGCGTCGACTACCTGTCACGCATACCCTCCCCGCCACCCATAAGCCCACTGGGCACGGTCGCCTCCCCCAGCGTCGGCAGGACATTTAACCCCCCGAGGAGGTCCGAGACCCCACGCCTCCCCCAGACCAGGCGGGCCCCGAGCCCCAGCTGCACCTCCCtgcgggaggaggaggagcagtggGTGAAGGACGAGGAGCTGGCCATGATAAACACCCAGGCGTTGCTGGAGGGGAGGGAGCAACCTCGCGGCGAGGGCGTGTCCACGTGA